One genomic segment of Micromonospora sp. WMMC415 includes these proteins:
- the cmk gene encoding (d)CMP kinase, with amino-acid sequence MEEKARTGRCVVAVDGPSGSGKSTVSRRLAVSLGARYLDTGAMYRAITWAVLRSGVDLADVSAVAKVAGETDLRIGTDPRGYGVTVDGVGVEVEIRGPEVTGAVSAVAAVPAVRALLVARQRELIAAAGRIVVEGRDIGSVVAPDADLKVYLTASEAARAARRSAEDAADVAATAADLARRDRLDSTRTADPLAQAPDAVVLDTTELGIDEVVARLRDLLTERGVA; translated from the coding sequence GTGGAGGAAAAGGCACGGACCGGGCGCTGCGTGGTCGCCGTGGACGGGCCGTCCGGTTCGGGTAAGTCCACCGTCTCGCGGCGGCTCGCGGTCAGCCTCGGCGCCCGCTACCTGGACACCGGCGCCATGTACCGGGCGATCACCTGGGCGGTGCTGCGCTCCGGCGTCGACCTGGCCGACGTCTCGGCGGTGGCCAAGGTCGCGGGCGAGACCGACCTGCGGATCGGCACCGACCCCCGGGGGTACGGCGTGACCGTCGACGGCGTGGGCGTCGAGGTGGAGATCCGGGGGCCCGAGGTGACCGGAGCGGTCTCCGCCGTGGCCGCCGTGCCCGCGGTCCGCGCGCTGCTGGTCGCCCGGCAGCGGGAGCTGATCGCCGCCGCCGGCCGGATCGTGGTGGAGGGGCGTGACATCGGCTCGGTGGTCGCCCCGGACGCCGACCTGAAGGTCTACCTGACGGCCTCCGAGGCGGCCCGCGCGGCCCGGCGCAGCGCCGAGGACGCCGCCGACGTGGCCGCCACTGCTGCCGACCTGGCCCGCCGGGACCGGCTCGACTCGACCCGCACGGCCGACCCGTTGGCGCAGGCGCCGGACGCCGTGGTGCTGGACACCACCGAGCTGGGCATCGACGAGGTCGTGGCGCGCCTGCGCGACCTGCTGACCGAGCGGGGAGTGGCGTGA